The following is a genomic window from Lactococcus carnosus.
GTGAAACTCCCAACGACTTTACCAATGATTCTTGGTTCTTCTGAGAAAGGTGCGAACTTGTCGCTGTACTTCTCGTTTGTAGAAACAAGTCTCAATCCGTTTTCTTCTTTATAGACTTTCTTAATATAACTTTGTCCGTCCCAATCAACAGCATAAACTTGACCGTCATAATCAAACGGGCATTGCTTAATTAAAGCAACATCGCCATTCGGATAATCTGGTATCATCGAATCACCAAACACCCAACTAGCGAAATCGTAATCGATTTCTTTATCGTAGTAAGCAATATCGTGCGAACTATTACCTTCATAATCATAACCAGTACCAGCTGACAATTTTTCTTGAACGTTATAAGGAAATAACTTGATTACTTTATCCTTGTTTTGTTCGTCTAATTGTTCTTTAGCTGTATTGATAACAATTTCTTGCCTTGGCTTTTCGAGCTTTCCAAAGATATTATCAAGGATAGTTTTGGTAGATGATTTAGTTTGTGTAGTTTCCGATAAATCTTTATCCATTAAATCAGATAAAGATATATTGAATATCTCGGCTATATCCGACAAGATACCAGCTTTAGGGGTGTATTTTCCACTTTCCCATTCACTGATAGAAGATGAACTCTTTCTACCTAATCTATAAGCTAAATCTATTTGTTCCATATTATGTTGAAGTCTTAGGTTTTTAAGATTTTTAGCAAACATTTTTTCTCCTTTTCTATATATTAACACTATTTCGGAAAAAATGAAATAGGTAAAAGAAAAATCTTTTTAAAAAATATTATTTTTATGCTTGACTTCGGAAAAACCGAATTGTATAATTAAGTCATAAGGTTGATAAGAACTTTATTCCTTGGCTTGCGGATATGCGAGCCAAAAATATAATAGACATTTCGGTTTTTCCGAAAAGAAAGGAGTAAAATTATTGAGCACAGCATTGAGTGACATCAGAAAATTGAAGCACATGACACAAGAGGAGCTTTCTGCAAAGTCTGGAATATCTACTCATATGATTTGGAAGTATGAAAAAGATGTTAAAAACTTAAGAAAAGCTAGCTACGAAAAAGTTGAGTATTTAGCTAAAGCTCTTGGTGTATCTGTTGATGATATTTTTTTAACTGACACTTCGGTTTTTCTGAAACGAATTGAACACAAGGACCTTGTTAACTAGAAAGGAGCAAAACGCTTGAATGAAATTGCACTATCGTCAGACATCAACGTGATTACTGCTGAAATCAACTCATACAAACAGATTGCAGGTCAATCAATATGGGAAATCGGTAGACGGTTGAATTACGTTAAAGAAAATGACTTGGTTCATGGAGAGTTCATGAATTGGCTAGAAAGTATAAATATGAATTATAGAGTAGCCAACAAATTCATGAACATAGCAAAAGAATTACCAAATATGACTACGTCGTCAAATTTGAGTTATGAAGCTCTCTATTTGATAACTACCTTACCAGAAGAAAATAAGCGAGAAGAAGTTAAAAAAATAGCAGAAGGAAATCCATCTACTACTAGAGAAGTACAAGAACTTAAAAAGCAACTCAAACAAAAAGACGAGCGCATAAGCGCACTAGAAAGCGCTGAGCCTCGTGTAATAGAAAAGCGTGTGGAAGTTCCACCGTCTGACTATTACAGCCTACAGCGTGCTAATGAGACCTTAACAAGCGAGTTGCTAAGGTCTAGCGAGAAAGTGAAGCAAGTAGAATCTACTAAGTCGCTATTAGAAGCTAGATACAAACTTCTTGAATCCGAAAGCCGAGAAGCTAAAGAGTTAAAAAAGCATATAGACAGCTTGCGTGACGAAAAAGATTCAATCAACAATCAAGTTAAATTACTAACTGAATTTAACAAGAAAACAAAAGATTTGAAACGTGCATTTGATGAAGAGTTAGCAAGTCTACATTTGATAGCCCACTTTATAATGCGATTAAATTATTTCAAGCAAATGCAGGTGTAAAAATAGATGGTAATCTAACAGTAAATCTACTCGCAGCTCTGTTTGATATGAGTGCTTTCATACTAATTCCTGGACGTGGAGATAAGAGCGTTCGTGAAATGCAACAGTACCTAAATGGAAAATTTAGCGATGAATTAGGTATTCTGCCTTGTGATGGTATTTATCAACGTGATACTAATACTTCTCTAATCTTCGCTCTACAAAAGGCGATTGGGGTTTCTGGAGCAAATGGTAACTATGGGCCTGGAACTATTAGTGCAACTCCAATTGTTACATCAAGTTCAAGTGCAGCTCTTATTCGAGTCATTCAATATGGATTATACGTTAATGGACATTATTCTGGTAATTTTGATGGGACTTACAATTCTTCTGTAGCAAAAGGGATTATTGCTTTTCGTAAATTTATGAATCTTCCACCATTTACAGATACAGCAGATTTGACGTTGATTAAAGGACTACTAACAAGTAACGGTAATACCAATAGGGAGTCGAATACTTTAGATGCGGCTACTCAATTGACAGACACTGATGTTAATAATCTAAAACGAAATTGTTTTCAAATTGTAGGGCGGTATTTAACTGGTTCAGTAGGAGTAGGATCAGAGAAAAGAGATAAGAATTTAACGACAGCAGAAATTAACCGCATAACAGCTGGTGGATTAAACATTTTTCCCATATATGAAGACGGAGGATATGAGGAAAGTTACTTTACTTCTTCCCAAGGGTACAAAGATGCTTTTATTGCGTCTACTGCAGCACGTAATTTAGGCTTCCCAGAAGGCGCCACAATATACTTTGCAGTAGATGTTGATGTCCAGGATGGGGATATTGACAGGACCGTAAGGCCTTATATGGTTGGTGTCATCAATGGATTAGCTTCTACTGAGTTTAAACCAGGTGTTTATGGGACACGTAATGTTTGCTTACATGGAGAAGAACTAGGAATGAACTGTAGCTTTGTGGCGGATATGTCCTATGGCTGGAGTGGTAACCTTGGCTTTAAAATGCCTGAAAACTGGGCATTTGACCAATTCGTAGAATACCCTATTGGTGGGACGCCAATTGATCAGGGGGCTTCATCAGGTAGAGATAAAGGTCATAATGCGTTTAATGTTCGACATGTTCCAATAATCAGCCCTTCGGATGCTTTAAAAGCAATTGCTTCAAATTCACTGTTAAAAGGAAAAGTGAATTTTGATAAAAAAGTAACAGTTATAAATGAACCTTATTTGATAGTTTCCGTTACTGCTTCAACTGAGTTTGAAAATAAAGGAGATGGTCTAGCATTCAATATTAAAAATGGCAAGTTTGACCCTAAAGATTCTGTTGGGTTGAACGAAGTCTTGACAACCGTCTTTCATATGCCAGATAGTGGTGCGGATTTGGTTATTGATTACCTTGGGAAAACCACAATCTCATCTGAGATTACAGCTGGGAACATGAGCTTTAAATTAAGCAGTAGCTCAGATAAGCTGTTTAAAATGTCAGTTACCTATAATGTTCAAAAAGTTGAAGATAAGATACTAAGTGGGGAGTGCTCTATGACGCTAGATATTGAGGTTGATCCCTTAACTTTTGTGACAGAAAAAGTAAATGGATTTACTTCAAGTGTTGTTCAAAAAATACCAAATGCTGGAAAAATAATTGGTGCTGCCATTTTATTGGTGGGTGCAGTACTCTTTCTTGTATCTACAGCACCAGTTGATATTATCGCTGGTATCGCTGGTTTTCTCACTATGCTTTTATCTAAATTAATTCCAGTCTTAGAGTAAAAACTCCCTATGGAAAGTCTATATTCTAGGGAGATCATTCATATAATCAGGGGGCTTTTATATATTTTTTACATCTTGGTATTAGTATATTTAAAAACTCTTGGCTATCCCTTCCAAGATATTCTTGATTCTCAATTTTATTAATCACTAGAATAATACTAGGTTCAGGTACTAAGGATTTTATATAATTTCTGTAAATAAAAAAATAGTTTCTAGTTTCAAATAATATATCATAATTACTATCCATTACATTTCTATTATAGTTAAATGATAATTTATATTTACTATCTTCGTTTGAAGTGTAAATTCCATCATATAGTTTCATTTCTTCTATTTGAGGCTTAATGTAAAAGCAAACAAGTGTATCTGGGCAGTAGACAACCATAAAAAGAGATGGAGATATAATTGGTATTGCTGAAACGAAAAATAAATAATAATACATTATTTGTTTTGAAATGAAGAATAATAAAAAAAGAGAAACCAAAAATGTAACTAGCATTAAAACCTTTCGTTTTCTTGCTATTATATATTTCCAGTAAACTAAGTAATAAAATGTGAAGTAAATTTTTACCCATTCCCACTTTGTAAAATGTGATACAAACATAGCCGACTATTCCTTTTCTATTATTTCCAAAAGTACTCTATACTTAAAATATCAAAATAAGCAAGTAGCTAGGAAATCAGATGCAAGGTTATTGTATCACAAAAAGTAAACATCTAGTACGGGGACCTTTGCAACACAATCAATAAAAATAACTTGATAAAAGGGTTGACTACCACCAGAAGCCAATGTTTTGCAGAAAGCTTAAAGTAGATTAGTTACTATACAAGATGACCTCCAGGTTGATGGCTAGTTTTGGCTCCTGTGAGATCCAATAACAAAAGGATAAGACAA
Proteins encoded in this region:
- a CDS encoding helix-turn-helix domain-containing protein — translated: MFAKNLKNLRLQHNMEQIDLAYRLGRKSSSSISEWESGKYTPKAGILSDIAEIFNISLSDLMDKDLSETTQTKSSTKTILDNIFGKLEKPRQEIVINTAKEQLDEQNKDKVIKLFPYNVQEKLSAGTGYDYEGNSSHDIAYYDKEIDYDFASWVFGDSMIPDYPNGDVALIKQCPFDYDGQVYAVDWDGQSYIKKVYKEENGLRLVSTNEKYSDKFAPFSEEPRIIGKVVGSFTPIEK
- a CDS encoding helix-turn-helix domain-containing protein, giving the protein MSDIRKLKHMTQEELSAKSGISTHMIWKYEKDVKNLRKASYEKVEYLAKALGVSVDDIFLTDTSVFLKRIEHKDLVN
- a CDS encoding DUF3102 domain-containing protein produces the protein MITAEINSYKQIAGQSIWEIGRRLNYVKENDLVHGEFMNWLESINMNYRVANKFMNIAKELPNMTTSSNLSYEALYLITTLPEENKREEVKKIAEGNPSTTREVQELKKQLKQKDERISALESAEPRVIEKRVEVPPSDYYSLQRANETLTSELLRSSEKVKQVESTKSLLEARYKLLESESREAKELKKHIDSLRDEKDSINNQVKLLTEFNKKTKDLKRAFDEELASLHLIAHFIMRLNYFKQMQV